Below is a window of Bombus pyrosoma isolate SC7728 linkage group LG14, ASM1482585v1, whole genome shotgun sequence DNA.
CTGCTGTTGCTCGTTGCATCATCGCTATCGGGATGATCGTTGTACTTACCAACGATGCGTGCCACGCACGGGATTCGTGTGCAAAACAAACaagtagaattttatactAAAGACTCGGTCTACTAGAGGGAAGAGGCACTAAGTCTGTTCTAAATCAGGAATCGTTTCACGGGCGTAATGTATACTCATGAGCAAACATACCCGAGCCAGGATCACGCGCTCTGTCCGCAGATATAGATCTGGAGTGTTGATCCTCGTGGTTCGCATCACCTTCCGGTCCGACCGATCTGCTTCTCGTCTTCGATCGACTCAGTCGTTTCTTTATCGTTCCAAAGAAGTCTcgcctttttcttctcgttctgCCCCTTTCTACGATATAAAGAGGCATAATTTACACCAACTATAGCATTCTGTGCGAAAGCTGGAAATGTCTCGATACTTATTAAATGGAAGAGTACGCAGCGAgtagaaacgataaaaaagagaagaaagaggggGATACCTTCGGAATTGGAAGAATTCGGTGTGCTTTCTGGTCCCGACGTCACGCTGGTATCTTTCGGTCCATGCTGGAACGAATGAAAACAAAAGGTTTATAAACAGACAGTTAAGGTCGCGGTTGTTTCACAAGCATCGTTATAGACATTTTAGAAGGTTTCTTTTCGAATCGACTGTAACGTAATTAGCGAAAACGTGAGAACGCGAAATTAGAACGGCGCGGCGTTAAGAATAGGACAGAAACGATCTCGTGACAACAAGAATAATTACCTCCGGAGAGATTTCCTGCCAGTTTCCACTTTCCGTCAGGGCGACCTGTGGAATTAGTAAACACACGCCACTCAACTGACGATAATTAGCGTTCTCGTAAAACACAAGGCTGCCTGATTTCCAATTGGTTCATAGATGCAAGAAGGACGTAAATGGGAGACAGGccgtgaaaaattaaagaggAAATTGGATCGTTCGAATGAAAGGAATGTTATAAATACCGTGGCTTTCGATGCTGGAACGGAAATTTGTAGAACGGACGTAGAATAAGGAGGATCTAAAAAATGCTGATAAAATACGTGCGCGGATTTACAACCATGATCAGGCCGGTGATGACGAGGGTGAGAGGACACGACGTCAAGCAATGGCTTACCTTAACCACCTGCCGCTCTGGCTGCTGCAAAAGAAAAGacacaacaaaaaaaaaaagtagactATAGTCGATAGGTGTTAGTAAATGGAGTAAAATTTGCATAGGTCACGTAATTGCATTCAACGTGCAGACTCATCGAGCGTACCCTTTGCTGGCTGTGCACTATCAGAGTTCCTTTGTTCCCGTTGCTTTGTCCAGTTCTGTAAGGCGAATCCACCACGTTGCCATTCGTCAGATAGTCTGCAAATTACATTTGGTCGCTCAAAATATCTAATCGGTTAGAAGGAAGAACGGAAGGAGGTTTACGACTTTCTACGTCCATCATTCCACCAAGCATTCGTCATTTCGTTTACCAGATAAGTTTTCGCGTGCCTGGCAACGCGACCGCGATTATGCAAGCATATTGCATACACTGTCATCGTGATTTGCCAGGTTCGCTTCACTGGTAGTCGAAATAACTTCGAAGAATCGTCGATCGTAAGAAACTCGGGCCGAGAAGTGAGCGTACAATCGTTTCGTATCGTGCTAGAGGAACGTTAAGGCGAACGTTAAGTAACGGAGTTGATAGAAGAAGGGAGACAGGTAGAGAATTCTATACGTGTACATACGAGTAAACATAGGTCATGCGAATTATTACATGGCAGTGGAAAGTACAATCCGATACTAGAGATGCAGGCACGCGCACGAGAGGGAGAGTTCGTGCCGTTGCTACTACGAACAACGGATAAATACGATCTATTCTATAGttgtagaagaagaagacaaaaaaaaaagaaaaaaatagaaaacaggaTCTACGTTGCGTTAAAGTACACAGTGAAATGTAACATCGTTTCGGGCGAGACATCATATGTGGCGAGAGTTGCGATGAACTGTTTGAGCACGATTTTTAAAGGGGAGTGACATCACTAATCATCGCTATGTTTTCACACTTGTGAACACGAACGCAATGCCTTTCAGATAAAGTAATTGGTAATTACCCCCTTCGGATTGAACGGTAGAGTCGTACAAGATAAGTGTGCTGTTACCATTGTTGTAATTTAGACTATTGTCGCTGATGAGATTTGTCGGGGTGTAGGTACGAGGAGTCGGTGACACCGGCTTTATCGTCTCCTTCACCTTGTAAGGTTTGCTCCCAATTTGAGGCACCTCCGCGCCCTCGATGAATAGAAACTGAGAAAAGAGAGGAcagagagcgaaagagagaggatagaaaaggaaagaaaacaatGAAATGGCATagcaaataaagaaatttcgttaaattacaCCGCGTATGGGCGTTCGTGTCGCTCTTTTACTTACCTCTACGGTCAGAGTGCCGGTGATATCTTCCTCTTCGTACGGTCGATTTTGAAGAGGTATGATCTGTCTCTGACTGGGATTTGCGAGCAGCTCGTCGATACCGACGATACCCAAACCTAAGAACCGTTGGGTCTTATTTACGCGATCGTAGACCTCCAGCAGTACTTCCGACGTATTACGATTAACATCGCTGCAAATTACGAACGATCGTGAGATTCGAGCAGGTAAAAACGTATATTTTGGCTGTTCTTTCGTCAGCAAcgaagaaatagagaaatcGGTCGACTTCGATGACGACGACTCCGCGTCGAACCGACGCGCCGCAATGTTTCGTTCCGAATGACTTACAATAGAAATGCCTCGTCCCACAATGGGTTTCGAGCATCCTTCTTGACGGACGTTTGATTTTTCTGCGGTGGTTCGTCCAATTCAACGACGCAATACGGTTCTAAAGCGCCCTGCTCGCCGCCTAATTCCGTCGCTTTCACCACCTTGACCAGCAGCCTTCTGTCACTGGCAATATATTGATTTTGCGTCGGTGTTGGACTTTGAGTTTGAAGTCGTTGTCTGGAGGCTTGAAGCGAACCACTCGACGTCGTCTagacgaattaattattcgttatgtGGAAAAGGGACGGCGTATCCGagtcgtttaaaaataaatttaccacGTTGTCGTAATGCATAGGCATCGAAAAGCTGTGTTGCGTGGTCGCCGGTTCCCTCCATAACCGTGGACAGCTCGGATATTGGAACAAATTCAGATGAACATTGGTCCCCCTTAACGCGCCTATTACGATTTCCGTTACGACTTCCTGCAATTGGCTCTCGTCCAGATCTTTCTTTATCGTGCCTACTTGGGCCAGCGAGACTTTCACCTAACGTAAAGGCGAAAGTACCAGGATAACGAGAGATATCACGAAGCAACTGGTTGcaaaaataacgtaaaaatatgatacaaaCGTCCGGCCAGCCGTCGCATTTCAAGTCTAGCAGAAGCTTCTCGGTGATGCAGATGACGTTTAATCGCGCGCGGAAACGATTTACGTTTACGCGATAGTGGCTGACTTCGAGTTTATCAGCCTTCCGGCGAGACGCTTTTAACTGTAACGCTGGAGTTGCTTCGCAATCGCACGTGATCGtctgaaacgaaataaacgagaTGACCATACTTGAAACGATCCTTGACACAGAAAATATGTgatgaaagaatatttcatacgtaCCACGTCATCCTTGGAGTCGCATTCGCAAAAGATGTTAGAGAGATTCGGTGGATGTGTTTCGGGTAAAACTCGGACGAACTCGACTCCGACTCCGTGCTACGAGTAACGAGAAAACACGAGTGAAAACGCATTTTTCCGTAACGATCGACGAATTAAGAAGAGGctttgttttttcattttttttttttaactttaaatagATTCTATTCGATGTTATCGCGGAGCTGGTTCGTAGAAAATGAACGGGCCAACGATAAGCGCGTGTAACTTGACGAGCCTAAAACACGATTTCTAGGGCCTCGTCGATAAAATTGTCCGACAGCGTAGCGTGAATGGGTTAAGACGATGTTTCTGTCGCTCAGGAATACCTACGCGGTACTCAACACGCAAGAACATCCTTCCTTAAACCTCCTCTGATTCGATATTTCTCCGATCACTGTCTCTCGACACGTCGAAAGATATTCGTGAGACAGGAGCATGAGCAATCCTAGCGTAGCAGGTCTTTTATCGAGAAAATCATATCGTTACGAGACAACGGTAATGCCGATGAGAGCATTGAGCGGATGAGAATATCGGCTCACCTCGTCGACGGAATTGCTGGTAAAATCATTGAGAGACGCGACCCAAGCAGCCAGGAGTTGATCCAATATCGCTGGATCTGAGTAGAGCCAAACGATGATCTCGTTGACCCAGCGTACGGCATCCGGGTCGGCCCCAGTGGCGGTCGGCAAATTCAAACTTTTGCTACTTCTTGCGGGGCTGATGAGAACACCGGACGACTTTCTGGTGAGACGTTTGCGTACAGGAGGCGTCGGTGGAACGTAAGAGGACGGCGACGAGCCGATACCGGAAGTTGAACTGGTACCGCCACCGGAAGGATGAGGGGCGGCTGCGTGCGATCCGGAACCGGCGCTGCCGCCACCACCTGCCCCGGCCCCCGAGGATACCGAACCCGATGAAACGATTTTTTGCTTGCCAAGCGAAAGTAACTTGCCTCCACTACCGCCGCCACCACCTCCACCACCGGCAgtaccaccaccaccaccagcACCACCAGCACCAGCACCACCACTGACACCGACGCTATCACCGTGAACGATATGGCCGTCCTTGGCGGTAACTATTGCCCCAGAACCGAGCTCGTTTAAAACGAATCGATTGTAAACGTATTTGCCGACACACAGTACCACTAATCCGAACAACATCCAGCCAAATATCAGCATCGATAACGTATCCATGGTCGTATCACCAGCTGAGTCGAAACTGCATATCAGATCGTCCACCCGCTCGGCCAAGTCGGCCATATTGCCCCATCGTTCGGCCAACCAAGTCCAATTGGATTCCAAAaacattcttttctattttcaccCGCTAGCGAACAGCGCCCCACTACTACCGTATTACAAGTTATTAATAGATCTTGCGTATACCCTGGGCCCCCAGGACTACGGCACTGTCTCCGTGTCTTGATTTTGCCCAACGACCGCCTCTCAGCAGTTTTCCTTTCCCTGGGTCACATCGATGTCGATCGTCGACTCCTTCGCCCGCAACGCGCTTTTCCACGATCTCGCGACGCTCCCCCTTTTTCCCCCGCGTTTTTAACTCGATCTTCTTCCCGCCGATCCGTCGAGACTCGTGCTTTAAGAGCTTTCGGTGATCCGTGCTGTAGCCGACGCGGACGAACGATCGCGAGCGATCGTGGTCAAAGATCGacgattcttcttctctccGATCAGTTCTGAGTCTTTAAAATTCCATCTCGACACCTGCACGGTCTTATTGTCACCATTAACAGCGTGATCACTGCGACGAGCGTGACCACTGTGATCGTGATAGTAATCGTAATTGTTCCCACTTTGCCAAGTCGTAAACACGTTCGATTTCATTGCCGCCTCCACACGCTGAAACAACAATGATCAGTCGGTCAATGGACGTACGGCGGACCGAAactgtatacatattattttcgttAGAGCATCGTGTACGATTGTTTATCGATCAGACTTTGCAACTAATCTCAGACCGATATGAGCAATTATGTACACGAGATTCCGAAACTGATAACATACATGAAAAAAACGTCATGGGTACTGAGAATGAGATAAGGTATAATTCTGTATTTACGTGTACGGACAATAGTACAGTTTCCCCTTACCAGTGTTTCGTCATCGAATGCGTCATCTCTCGCGATTTGCGGATCGCGTCATCTCCTATTCGTGTTGTAGCGGAGCCTCGTCGCAGACCTCGTCGAGCGTCTGAGGCAGACACGGTGAACGCGTTGCTCGATCAATGATCGACCACTGGCCCGTGGATCTAGTGACACGCGTGATTTCTGCTCGCTACCACGTTCTCTCGAACACGTTTTGATCTGTCAACGTTCGAATACAAATGATTTTCAAACgcgaaacaaatatttgatcgaTATTTTCCTAATCTACGTGGTTCGTGCTGGTCTAAGAAGCGTCATCGTAAGCATCgactttttctaaaataaatgaaataaattaaataaagaaataaaattattttcgagcTCGCGACAATTGAAGAATCTATCTGCGTTGTTGGCGTTCGATGCAATTACAAGAAAGGCCCTGGTTCGATGCACGAGAGAACGTGCACGATATTCACGTGACACACGCGATATATAAACCTATTCGTATTTCAGCGCGTCAGACGTAGTACACACGTGAAATTATGCATACCGATCCTCCAACTTTAAATCTCACAAGACTTATTTCCTATTGCGAACGACGAACGTAAAACGAAACGAGCGAACCAGATTACGAACTGGTGTGCTAATTTGCCACGGTTCCACGACTTTCCATCGATCCGAGTGGTCAAGACAACCGGCACGTTGTCTACGGCTACGGAACGTTTCGACGGTGTCTCGTAACGCGATCGATTCGTCCTCTCGCGATGCTTTAGCCTCGATCTCTCTTCGCTTTCGACGATCACGCGTTATTATGCACTGACGGATCGACCGAGACTACACACCGTAGTACTCCAGTTAATTGTCGTTTCGCCTAAGACTCCGGCACGCGGTGGTTTGCTCTGCACGGTGCTCTATAATTGTACATGGATCGCCGCTCCTCTGATTACTCGTACCGTGATTATCGTGACTGTACAGTGTATATTCGATCGTTGCAACGTGTATCTTTCATTTGTTTGCCGGTGATTTTGCCACGGTTCCCAGCGCCCACGTCTCGTCGTCTCCAAAAGTCTCACTGTGACGCGCGTCTCTCCCTTTCCGCTCCTCTATCGCCGCAACGCGTGGTCGTCCGTGGTCCGCAAGGCGCAAGCGCGTTTACTTTGCCGCATCTACCTTTACgactttcgtttctttcgtttcctccAGTCACCTATACCGCGCGATACCAACAACGGTTGACCTCATTTTTCCCGCCCGACTAGTTCGAAGCGAGTTTCACGGTCGTTCGCACGTTTTCGACAACTTCCGTTGTCGCGCGACCAACGTGTTCCAAACGGGTACCTGCGGTAGTATCTGTTCGCAGGTCCCGCGATCGAACCAGCGAGTAGtggcgagaaagagagaaggcgCGGCGTTGGACGAAGTGACCGGGGCGCCAGTCGGCGACAGGCGATCTCCTCCGGCGAGTCGGCGGCACGGTGTCGCGACGGGAAACACCACGGCGAACGGTTACGTTCCTACTACAAACTTAGGTCGATCGAGGCGCGCGTCGCGCTCTCTCGATAGTCTTTACGCGTTATCGATCCGCAACGAACCGCGAAACACCCATAGGTCGCACCCATGGCTCCTACATGATACGCGAGTCTCGTACCTATGTGTGGGTCTATGAAACGAGTAGTCGTAATCGGAAACGCCGTGACCGCGATCGGCCACGCTAGGTATCCTTCGTGATATCCTGCTGTTTTATGCGTCATTCGTTCTTTCCCCTTCTCCAGGCCTCTTCTAGTCAGCCCTCGACTCCATATCCTTTTCCCATGGGTACAGACCTTCCTACGCCCCTTTACTTCTCTCTCTcattccctctctctctctctctctctatctatctccCCTCTCCCTTTACATCATATTCTTGGACAAGTGACGCATCGTTGCTATAGTAAGTAGTGAACGATCGAAAATCAGCGACGAGGAGTGGAATCGATGTATACGATTATCGGTGACCTGCATGGAGCGGAGTTCATCCAGTGCGCGGGTTTCTCGAGAGCATGGTTTATGTCGTTGCTTACCGATAGATAAGGATTCTACGGGTCGTAGAGATCAGGAATCGTACTCGCGAGACGATGAAACAGATCTATAAATAACTCGATGGAATCATCGGATCGAGCGGACTGGAataaaaacttttcttttcgcATTAAAGTTCGGATTAAAGGGAATCTATTCTCTCGTTGATTGAGCGtatactttttattgtttcgtcattcatttacatacaaatattttcaagatacGTCTTAAGAAACAGTGCGTGTTCGGCATCGGTTCTTCAAACTTCGTACGTTAGTACTGCTAATtgtatttcgtataaattttcctcgcgatcgcttTAAACGCTAATAGAATACGCTACGTGGCCTCGTCGAGCTTTTCTTTTCGATGAGTCTAGGATGCGTTCCGTCGTTGTCGTTGCCAGTTGTAGAACCTAGATAGTTCGCTAAGGGACGATATCGACGTTTCTCGTGACCAGACGACACACCATTTTTGTTTGCCACACGAAGGGTGCGGCCCGATTCTCGCAAAGTAATCGAACATGTAAACGCTGCCATTTCGTTTCGCCACGAGGCTACatttattcgttacaacgttcATAATTACCATATgctttttccaattatttattcttcgtttacaTCGTcgatttacatatattataaacaacGACGGGAAACGGCGACGAGACTCGACGGTCGGCTAATAAGTCACGCGAACTTAAAGTATCGCTGATACGCACGCATGCGTATACGCGGTGAGACGTAACAATCGTTGTTTCGGACAGAAGGAATAATCGGCAGAAACTGCGAGCGCGTTATCGAACTTGAAGACGAGGGAGGCAGGTTCATTAgcgagtaaaataaaatttctttctgcttttttcGAACTCTCGTTGCCGTTGCGTCGCACGTAATACATAAAATAGCGTTTCACtcgttattcttttatatcatacgtgtattttcttttgctgctgatacattaattataatacacacCGTTTATAATGGCCCTGGACACGGTACAGTCTCGCCGACTCGGCTCGATTCGTCCCGATTCGTCTCGATTCGTCTCGATCCGTCTCGATTCGTCTCGATCCGTCTCGATCCGACCCGATTCGTCGGTGTCGCAAAAACCAACGTCGATTCGTTATCGGCATGCTCTCTCTTTTGCgcttcttaaataatttcaatcgtaACAAACACTCTTTATGCTCGCGCGTTTAATCTtgtcatattaaaattatccatgtatgatatatgtatatataaatatacatatgttaaatataattataaatgcatCTAACACTAGTCGCTTTTCTCGTACCCCGTGCAAGTTAGTTCATTCCCTTGAATCCATCGAACGTTCACCGTTGCCGCGCCCAAAAATTtcccttctctcttcctccctcgctctcgctctctctctctctctttctttctttctttttctctctcctttacACTCTCCTTTACACGCGACATCATCGCCATTTGACATTCGCGTGCGCATTCATGGACACACACACGTTCGATACgtacgcgcgcgcacacacaatGTCACTCATACACGCACACATCCTCATACCTGCTCCACCTGTTGTtcaatcgtttaaaatttagttttgCATCTTCGAACGGAAGGCTTCGTCAAATCgttattttttccctttttttctttctcaagaCAACGCAACGTTTATTGCAAGATCATTAAGTTTACCGTGGAAAGCTTAAAAAGTAGAGTAGAAACGtaaatcattgaaaaaatataaacccCGATAAGCTTAAAAACCTTGAGAAATTGTACATTTCCATTAGTGGAATGCGATAGACAGAGCGATAGGAATACGttatttcaatgtaaaatGCATCAAATGGCAAAGAACGTTGCCGGAATATGTACTTATGTACTTATCGTTACAATAAGAGTATCAGTTTATTCAGTTCAGTCGGCTGTTGCTTAGCGCCGTATcggtattattataaaattgatcgtttcattttcttttctcaatttcacgttaaaacgttaaaacacCTTGAAAGAATGTTTCACGGTAAATGCAAATGGAATATGTATTGAGATCGACGTACCAGTCTGGAATTACAGTTCCGTGAAAAAGTACATAATACAAAGGAGAAAGGTTGATCGAATAAAATCAAAAGTGAATCACATTCATAGAGAATATTTGTGCGAGAACGTGCGAAACGATGGGCAATTGTTAATTATCAGTTACATCTCCGAAAGACACACGTCATATCGAGATATTAGCTTATCCCATGGAATAGTGACAGTGTATCGGTGATTAATTAATACCTTTAATCTTTACTTTCCTTATACGACTAGAAATTgagatttaaaatttagttCGATAATACTTAACATTATCGTTGCGCTCTTAATTAGTGCGTTAATTTAGTAAATCAGTTATCACAAATCAGTTATCttatgaaacaaagaaaaagaaaaaaagaaggaaagaaagatgtTAGTTAAATGTTAAATGCAATGAATCGTCAATGTTTATCGCGCGTCATTCGAATTTAGATACGCACATATCGTAGTATGTCGTCATATCGTGTCATATCGCGTCGTACATCGAATGACCGGTGATATAGTAGCACGTTCgaaaatacatacatagatattGCGAGGAATGGATACACgattatcttttcttctttttcttctcactTCTTT
It encodes the following:
- the LOC122574969 gene encoding uncharacterized protein LOC122574969 isoform X4 is translated as MFLESNWTWLAERWGNMADLAERVDDLICSFDSAGDTTMDTLSMLIFGWMLFGLVVLCVGKYVYNRFVLNELGSGAIVTAKDGHIVHGDSVGVSGGAGAGGAGGGGGTAGGGGGGGGSGGKLLSLGKQKIVSSGSVSSGAGAGGGGSAGSGSHAAAPHPSGGGTSSTSGIGSSPSSYVPPTPPVRKRLTRKSSGVLISPARSSKSLNLPTATGADPDAVRWVNEIIVWLYSDPAILDQLLAAWVASLNDFTSNSVDEHGVGVEFVRVLPETHPPNLSNIFCECDSKDDVTITCDCEATPALQLKASRRKADKLEVSHYRVNVNRFRARLNVICITEKLLLDLKCDGWPDVKVSLAQVGTIKKDLDESQLQEVVTEIVIGALRGTNVHLNLFQYPSCPRLWREPATTQHSFSMPMHYDNVTTSSGSLQASRQRLQTQSPTPTQNQYIASDRRLLVKVVKATELGGEQGALEPYCVVELDEPPQKNQTSVKKDARNPLWDEAFLFDVNRNTSEVLLEVYDRVNKTQRFLGLGIVGIDELLANPSQRQIIPLQNRPYEEEDITGTLTVEFLFIEGAEVPQIGSKPYKVKETIKPVSPTPRTYTPTNLISDNSLNYNNDYLTNGNVVDSPYRTGQSNGNKGTLIVHSQQRQPERQVVKVALTESGNWQEISPEHGPKDTSVTSGPESTPNSSNSEERGRTRRKRRDFFGTIKKRLSRSKTRSRSVGPEGDANHEDQHSRSISADRARDPGSVRLSIPGREEHSRRSSLSEASGISGASTRTYVNEASTLVLETLENGIKKHYLVPLSLAQKSKWRKKGTKLHIFNDHTFIAKHMAGGTVCEVCKRTLARRLGKQGYECRDCQMKCHKHCHVKVDITCPTSTIQSIELTCIKNVQRPDRRSISRLC
- the LOC122574969 gene encoding uncharacterized protein LOC122574969 isoform X6 yields the protein MFLESNWTWLAERWGNMADLAERVDDLICSFDSAGDTTMDTLSMLIFGWMLFGLVVLCVGKYVYNRFVLNELGSGAIVTAKDGHIVHGDSVGVSGGAGAGGAGGGGGTAGGGGGGGGSGGKLLSLGKQKIVSSGSVSSGAGAGGGGSAGSGSHAAAPHPSGGGTSSTSGIGSSPSSYVPPTPPVRKRLTRKSSGVLISPARSSKSLNLPTATGADPDAVRWVNEIIVWLYSDPAILDQLLAAWVASLNDFTSNSVDEHGVGVEFVRVLPETHPPNLSNIFCECDSKDDVTITCDCEATPALQLKASRRKADKLEVSHYRVNVNRFRARLNVICITEKLLLDLKCDGWPDVKVSLAQVGTIKKDLDESQLQEVVTEIVIGALRGTNVHLNLFQYPSCPRLWREPATTQHSFSMPMHYDNVTTSSGSLQASRQRLQTQSPTPTQNQYIASDRRLLVKVVKATELGGEQGALEPYCVVELDEPPQKNQTSVKKDARNPLWDEAFLFDVNRNTSEVLLEVYDRVNKTQRFLGLGIVGIDELLANPSQRQIIPLQNRPYEEEDITGTLTVEFLFIEGAEVPQIGSKPYKVKETIKPVSPTPRTYTPTNLISDNSLNYNNDYLTNGNVVDSPYRTGQSNGNKGTLIVHSQQRHGPKDTSVTSGPESTPNSSNSEERGRTRRKRRDFFGTIKKRLSRSKTRSRSVGPEGDANHEDQHSRSISADRARDPGSVRLSIPGREEHSRRSSLSEASGISGASTRTYVNEASTLVLETLENGIKKHYLVPLSLAQKSKWRKKGTKLHIFNDHTFIAKHMAGGTVCEVCKRTLARRLGKQGYECRDCQMKCHKHCHVKVDITCPTSTIQSIELTCIKNVQRPDRRSISRLC
- the LOC122574969 gene encoding uncharacterized protein LOC122574969 isoform X2; the encoded protein is MFLESNWTWLAERWGNMADLAERVDDLICSFDSAGDTTMDTLSMLIFGWMLFGLVVLCVGKYVYNRFVLNELGSGAIVTAKDGHIVHGDSVGVSGGAGAGGAGGGGGTAGGGGGGGGSGGKLLSLGKQKIVSSGSVSSGAGAGGGGSAGSGSHAAAPHPSGGGTSSTSGIGSSPSSYVPPTPPVRKRLTRKSSGVLISPARSSKSLNLPTATGADPDAVRWVNEIIVWLYSDPAILDQLLAAWVASLNDFTSNSVDEHGVGVEFVRVLPETHPPNLSNIFCECDSKDDVTITCDCEATPALQLKASRRKADKLEVSHYRVNVNRFRARLNVICITEKLLLDLKCDGWPDVKVSLAQVGTIKKDLDESQLQEVVTEIVIGALRGTNVHLNLFQYPSCPRLWREPATTQHSFSMPMHYDNVTTSSGSLQASRQRLQTQSPTPTQNQYIASDRRLLVKVVKATELGGEQGALEPYCVVELDEPPQKNQTSVKKDARNPLWDEAFLFDVNRNTSEVLLEVYDRVNKTQRFLGLGIVGIDELLANPSQRQIIPLQNRPYEEEDITGTLTVEFLFIEGAEVPQIGSKPYKVKETIKPVSPTPRTYTPTNLISDNSLNYNNGNSTLILYDSTVQSEGDYLTNGNVVDSPYRTGQSNGNKGTLIVHSQQRQPERQVVKVALTESGNWQEISPEHGPKDTSVTSGPESTPNSSNSEERGRTRRKRRDFFGTIKKRLSRSKTRSRSVGPEGDANHEDQHSRSISADRARDPGSGREEHSRRSSLSEASGISGASTRTYVNEASTLVLETLENGIKKHYLVPLSLAQKSKWRKKGTKLHIFNDHTFIAKHMAGGTVCEVCKRTLARRLGKQGYECRDCQMKCHKHCHVKVDITCPTSTIQSIELTCIKNVQRPDRRSISRLC
- the LOC122574969 gene encoding uncharacterized protein LOC122574969 isoform X1, whose amino-acid sequence is MFLESNWTWLAERWGNMADLAERVDDLICSFDSAGDTTMDTLSMLIFGWMLFGLVVLCVGKYVYNRFVLNELGSGAIVTAKDGHIVHGDSVGVSGGAGAGGAGGGGGTAGGGGGGGGSGGKLLSLGKQKIVSSGSVSSGAGAGGGGSAGSGSHAAAPHPSGGGTSSTSGIGSSPSSYVPPTPPVRKRLTRKSSGVLISPARSSKSLNLPTATGADPDAVRWVNEIIVWLYSDPAILDQLLAAWVASLNDFTSNSVDEHGVGVEFVRVLPETHPPNLSNIFCECDSKDDVTITCDCEATPALQLKASRRKADKLEVSHYRVNVNRFRARLNVICITEKLLLDLKCDGWPDVKVSLAQVGTIKKDLDESQLQEVVTEIVIGALRGTNVHLNLFQYPSCPRLWREPATTQHSFSMPMHYDNVTTSSGSLQASRQRLQTQSPTPTQNQYIASDRRLLVKVVKATELGGEQGALEPYCVVELDEPPQKNQTSVKKDARNPLWDEAFLFDVNRNTSEVLLEVYDRVNKTQRFLGLGIVGIDELLANPSQRQIIPLQNRPYEEEDITGTLTVEFLFIEGAEVPQIGSKPYKVKETIKPVSPTPRTYTPTNLISDNSLNYNNGNSTLILYDSTVQSEGDYLTNGNVVDSPYRTGQSNGNKGTLIVHSQQRQPERQVVKVALTESGNWQEISPEHGPKDTSVTSGPESTPNSSNSEERGRTRRKRRDFFGTIKKRLSRSKTRSRSVGPEGDANHEDQHSRSISADRARDPGSVRLSIPGREEHSRRSSLSEASGISGASTRTYVNEASTLVLETLENGIKKHYLVPLSLAQKSKWRKKGTKLHIFNDHTFIAKHMAGGTVCEVCKRTLARRLGKQGYECRDCQMKCHKHCHVKVDITCPTSTIQSIELTCIKNVQRPDRRSISRLC
- the LOC122574969 gene encoding uncharacterized protein LOC122574969 isoform X3 codes for the protein MFLESNWTWLAERWGNMADLAERVDDLICSFDSAGDTTMDTLSMLIFGWMLFGLVVLCVGKYVYNRFVLNELGSGAIVTAKDGHIVHGDSVGVSGGAGAGGAGGGGGTAGGGGGGGGSGGKLLSLGKQKIVSSGSVSSGAGAGGGGSAGSGSHAAAPHPSGGGTSSTSGIGSSPSSYVPPTPPVRKRLTRKSSGVLISPARSSKSLNLPTATGADPDAVRWVNEIIVWLYSDPAILDQLLAAWVASLNDFTSNSVDEHGVGVEFVRVLPETHPPNLSNIFCECDSKDDVTITCDCEATPALQLKASRRKADKLEVSHYRVNVNRFRARLNVICITEKLLLDLKCDGWPDVKVSLAQVGTIKKDLDESQLQEVVTEIVIGALRGTNVHLNLFQYPSCPRLWREPATTQHSFSMPMHYDNVTTSSGSLQASRQRLQTQSPTPTQNQYIASDRRLLVKVVKATELGGEQGALEPYCVVELDEPPQKNQTSVKKDARNPLWDEAFLFDVNRNTSEVLLEVYDRVNKTQRFLGLGIVGIDELLANPSQRQIIPLQNRPYEEEDITGTLTVEFLFIEGAEVPQIGSKPYKVKETIKPVSPTPRTYTPTNLISDNSLNYNNGNSTLILYDSTVQSEGDYLTNGNVVDSPYRTGQSNGNKGTLIVHSQQRQPERQVVKVALTESGNWQEISPEHGPKDTSVTSGPESTPNSSNSEERGRTRRKRRDFFGTIKKRLSRSKTRSRSVGPEGDANHEDQHSRSISADRARDPGSVRLSIPGREEHSRRSSLSEASGISGASTRTYVNEASTLVLETLENGIKKHYLVPLSLAQKSKWRKKGTKLHIFNDHTFIAKHMAGGTVCEVCKRTLARRLGKQGYECRDCQMKCHKHCHVKVDITCPTSTIQSIELSLLPVLSE